The Etheostoma cragini isolate CJK2018 chromosome 5, CSU_Ecrag_1.0, whole genome shotgun sequence genome contains a region encoding:
- the si:ch211-12e13.12 gene encoding paralemmin-2 has translation MHPGNGHALENGSHSRRDRDSTNKMSSVPDVISDSQDQRYSMRDESVERNSTLMIDSISQAYSGPEDNSTDPQEALTETSTLTFVDVHTLEDSAENHSLHAVAMVYLKEFVLIDDDEDGDMSLREKTVTDLTVMDGKAADLVCGRLLSTSSGSLSECKEESLAPEAPPPGKLETSRGKKHCCFCSVL, from the coding sequence ATGCATCCTGGGAATGGTCATGCCTTAGAAAATGGGTCTCAcagcaggagagacagagatagtACCAACAAGATGTCCTCTGTCCCAGACGTCATCTCTGACAGCCAGGACCAGAGGTACAGCATGAGAGACGAGAGTGTTGAAAGGAACTCCACATTGATGATTGATTCGATCAGCCAGGCCTATTCAGGGCCAGAGGACAACTCCACAGACCCACAGGAGGCCCTGACAGAGACTTCAACTCTGACCTTTGTGGATGTCCACACCTTGGAGGATTCAGCAGAGAACCACAGTCTCCACGCTGTGGCGATGGTTTACCTGAAGGAGTTTGTGCTGATAGATGATGACGAAGATGGAGACATGTCGCTAAGAGAGAAAACAGTGACTGACTTGACGGTCATGGATGGAAAAGCTGCTGACCTGGTGTGTGGGAGGCTGTTGTCCACCTCCAGTGGCTCACTGTCAGAGTGTAAGGAGGAATCTCTTGCTCCTGAAGCACCTCCGCCCGGGAAACTTGAGACCTCACGTGGAAAGAAACACTGCTGTTTCTGCAGTGTCTTATGA